A genomic stretch from Arachis stenosperma cultivar V10309 chromosome 3, arast.V10309.gnm1.PFL2, whole genome shotgun sequence includes:
- the LOC130968448 gene encoding vacuolar protein-sorting-associated protein 33 homolog isoform X1 yields MAQIPNLDNAPINLISIREQSQKELINILKNIRGKKCLVIDPKLGDSLSLIIQTSLLKEHGVELRHLSADHIQTDCTKVVYLVRSQPNLMRHICSNIHHDESKGLQREYHVYFVPRRTVVCEKVLEEEKLHNMVTIGEYPLYIVPMDEDVLSFELDLAYEECQVDGDTSSLWHIAKAIHKLEFSFGVIPNLRAKGKASVRVADILNRMQAEEPVNSSDMVMPEINTLILLDREVDMVTPLCSQLTYEGLLDEFLNIKNGSIELDASIMGLQQEGKKTKVPLNSTDKLFKEIRDLNFEVVVQILRQKATSMKQDYTEMTTTSQSVSELKDFVKKLNSLPEITRHINLAQHLTTFTSKPSFLGQLDMEHTIVESQSYDICFDYIEELIHKQEPLTTVLRLLILFSVTNSGLPKKHFDYLRRELLHSYGFEHITTLNNLEKAGLFKKQESRSNWLTIKRALQLVVEDTDTANPNDISYVFSGYAPLSIRLIQHAIRSGWRPVEEILKLLPGPHLETKRGAFSNSPSFDSLSGVSTGIAKVPDGRRALVLVVFVGGVTFAEISALRFLCSQEGMAYDLIIATTKIVNGQTLVETFMEKLGG; encoded by the exons ATGGCTCAGATTCCCAACCTGGACAATGCCCCCATCAATCTCATTTCAATCAG GGAACAATCCcaaaaggagctcatcaacatcCTCAAGAAC ATTCGAGGGAAGAAGTGTTTGGTTATCGATCCGAAGCTAGGggactctctctctctcatcataCAGACATCGTTACTCAAG GAGCATGGAGTTGAATTACGGCATCTTTCAGCTGACCACATTCAAACTGACTGCACCAAAGTGGTCTACCTCGTGCGATCTCAGCCTAATTTGATGCGACATATATGTTCTAATATTCACCATGACGAATCGAAAGGACTACAAAGAGAATATCATGTTTATTTTGTTCCCCGCCGCACTGTTGTTTGTGAGAAA GTTCTTGAGGAAGAGAAATTACATAACATGGTTACAATCGGGGAGTATCCCTTGTATATTGTACCAATGGATGAGGATGTACTATCATTTGAGCTTGaccttgcttacgaa GAGTGCCAAGTTGATGGTGATACAAGCTCGCTTTGGCATATCGCAAAAGCAATTCACAAACTTGAG TTCTCTTTTGGAGTGATACCAAATCTGAGGGCAAAAGGAAAAGCATCTGTGCGTGTTGCAGACATCCTTAACCGAATGCAGGCTGAGGAACCAGTCAACTCATCTGAC ATGGTTATGCCAGAGATAAACACACTAATCCTTTTAGATAGAGAG GTGGATATGGTTACTCCTTTGTGTTCTCAATTAACATATGAAGGATTACTTGATGAG TTTTTGAATATCAAGAATGGTTCTATAGAGCTTGATGCGTCTATTATGGGACTTCAGCAAGAGGGGAAAAAAACTAAAGTTCCACTTAATTCAAC TGACAAGCTCTTCAAGGAGATACGGGATCTCAACTTTGAAGTTGTTGTCCAg ATTTTGCGTCAAAAAGCTACATCCATGAAGCAAGACTACACTGAGATGACGACTACT TCACAATCAGTTTCCGAGTTGAAGGACTTCGTGAAAAAGCTGAACTCATTGCCAGAAATCACT AGACACATAAATCTCGCTCAGCATCTGACAACATTCACATCAAAGCCTTCATTTCTGGGGCAGCTTGATATGGAACATACAATTGTTGAGTCTCAGAGTTATGACAT ATGCTTTGACTATATTGAAGAGTTGATCCACAAGCAGGAGCCTTTGACGACGGTCCTGCGCCTTCTAATCCTATTTTCCGTTACTAATTCTGGGTTGCCAAAGAAGCATTTTGACTACTTAAG GAGAGAACTACTACATAGCTATGGATTTGAGCACATAACAACCCTAAATAATTTAGAGAAAGCTGGGCTCTTTAAAAAGCAG GAGTCAAGGAGCAATTGGCTTACCATAAAACGTGCTCTGCAGCTTGTGGTTGAAGACACTGATACAGCCAA CCCCAATGATATCTCTTATGTCTTCTCTGGATATGCACCACTTAGCATTCGTCTGATCCAGCATGCCATTCGATCTGGATG GCGTCCTGTTGAAGAAATTTTGAAGCTGCTACCTGGACCTCACCTGGAAACAAAGAGG GGTGCATTCTCAAATAGCCCATCATTTGACTCTTTATCAGGGGTTTCAACCGGCATAGCCAA AGTACCTGATGGGAGGCGTGCCCTGGTgcttgttgtctttgttggaGGTGTTACCTTTGCAGAGATTTCTGCTCTTCGGTTTCTCTGTTCTCAG GAAGGCATGGCATATGATTTAATCATCGCAACGACAAAAATAGTCAATGGACAAACCTTGGTTGAGACATTTATGGAGAAGCTAG
- the LOC130968448 gene encoding vacuolar protein-sorting-associated protein 33 homolog isoform X3: MAQIPNLDNAPINLISIREQSQKELINILKNIRGKKCLVIDPKLGDSLSLIIQTSLLKEHGVELRHLSADHIQTDCTKVVYLVRSQPNLMRHICSNIHHDESKGLQREYHVYFVPRRTVVCEKVLEEEKLHNMVTIGEYPLYIVPMDEDVLSFELDLAYEECQVDGDTSSLWHIAKAIHKLEFSFGVIPNLRAKGKASVRVADILNRMQAEEPVNSSDMVMPEINTLILLDREVDMVTPLCSQLTYEGLLDEFLNIKNGSIELDASIMGLQQEGKKTKVPLNSTDKLFKEIRDLNFEVVVQILRQKATSMKQDYTEMTTTSQSVSELKDFVKKLNSLPEITRHINLAQHLTTFTSKPSFLGQLDMEHTIVESQSYDICFDYIEELIHKQEPLTTVLRLLILFSVTNSGLPKKHFDYLRRELLHSYGFEHITTLNNLEKAGLFKKQESRSNWLTIKRALQLVVEDTDTANPNDISYVFSGYAPLSIRLIQHAIRSGWRPVEEILKLLPGPHLETKRGAFSNSPSFDSLSGVSTGIAKVPDGRRALVLVVFVGGVTFAEISALRFLCSQEGMAYDLIIATTKIVNGQTLVETFMEKLG, from the exons ATGGCTCAGATTCCCAACCTGGACAATGCCCCCATCAATCTCATTTCAATCAG GGAACAATCCcaaaaggagctcatcaacatcCTCAAGAAC ATTCGAGGGAAGAAGTGTTTGGTTATCGATCCGAAGCTAGGggactctctctctctcatcataCAGACATCGTTACTCAAG GAGCATGGAGTTGAATTACGGCATCTTTCAGCTGACCACATTCAAACTGACTGCACCAAAGTGGTCTACCTCGTGCGATCTCAGCCTAATTTGATGCGACATATATGTTCTAATATTCACCATGACGAATCGAAAGGACTACAAAGAGAATATCATGTTTATTTTGTTCCCCGCCGCACTGTTGTTTGTGAGAAA GTTCTTGAGGAAGAGAAATTACATAACATGGTTACAATCGGGGAGTATCCCTTGTATATTGTACCAATGGATGAGGATGTACTATCATTTGAGCTTGaccttgcttacgaa GAGTGCCAAGTTGATGGTGATACAAGCTCGCTTTGGCATATCGCAAAAGCAATTCACAAACTTGAG TTCTCTTTTGGAGTGATACCAAATCTGAGGGCAAAAGGAAAAGCATCTGTGCGTGTTGCAGACATCCTTAACCGAATGCAGGCTGAGGAACCAGTCAACTCATCTGAC ATGGTTATGCCAGAGATAAACACACTAATCCTTTTAGATAGAGAG GTGGATATGGTTACTCCTTTGTGTTCTCAATTAACATATGAAGGATTACTTGATGAG TTTTTGAATATCAAGAATGGTTCTATAGAGCTTGATGCGTCTATTATGGGACTTCAGCAAGAGGGGAAAAAAACTAAAGTTCCACTTAATTCAAC TGACAAGCTCTTCAAGGAGATACGGGATCTCAACTTTGAAGTTGTTGTCCAg ATTTTGCGTCAAAAAGCTACATCCATGAAGCAAGACTACACTGAGATGACGACTACT TCACAATCAGTTTCCGAGTTGAAGGACTTCGTGAAAAAGCTGAACTCATTGCCAGAAATCACT AGACACATAAATCTCGCTCAGCATCTGACAACATTCACATCAAAGCCTTCATTTCTGGGGCAGCTTGATATGGAACATACAATTGTTGAGTCTCAGAGTTATGACAT ATGCTTTGACTATATTGAAGAGTTGATCCACAAGCAGGAGCCTTTGACGACGGTCCTGCGCCTTCTAATCCTATTTTCCGTTACTAATTCTGGGTTGCCAAAGAAGCATTTTGACTACTTAAG GAGAGAACTACTACATAGCTATGGATTTGAGCACATAACAACCCTAAATAATTTAGAGAAAGCTGGGCTCTTTAAAAAGCAG GAGTCAAGGAGCAATTGGCTTACCATAAAACGTGCTCTGCAGCTTGTGGTTGAAGACACTGATACAGCCAA CCCCAATGATATCTCTTATGTCTTCTCTGGATATGCACCACTTAGCATTCGTCTGATCCAGCATGCCATTCGATCTGGATG GCGTCCTGTTGAAGAAATTTTGAAGCTGCTACCTGGACCTCACCTGGAAACAAAGAGG GGTGCATTCTCAAATAGCCCATCATTTGACTCTTTATCAGGGGTTTCAACCGGCATAGCCAA AGTACCTGATGGGAGGCGTGCCCTGGTgcttgttgtctttgttggaGGTGTTACCTTTGCAGAGATTTCTGCTCTTCGGTTTCTCTGTTCTCAG GAAGGCATGGCATATGATTTAATCATCGCAACGACAAAAATAGTCAATGGACAAACCTTGGTTGAGACATTTATGGAGAAGCTAGGTTGA
- the LOC130968448 gene encoding vacuolar protein-sorting-associated protein 33 homolog isoform X2 → MAQIPNLDNAPINLISIREQSQKELINILKNIRGKKCLVIDPKLGDSLSLIIQTSLLKEHGVELRHLSADHIQTDCTKVVYLVRSQPNLMRHICSNIHHDESKGLQREYHVYFVPRRTVVCEKVLEEEKLHNMVTIGEYPLYIVPMDEDVLSFELDLAYEECQVDGDTSSLWHIAKAIHKLEFSFGVIPNLRAKGKASVRVADILNRMQAEEPVNSSDMVMPEINTLILLDREVDMVTPLCSQLTYEGLLDEFLNIKNGSIELDASIMGLQQEGKKTKVPLNSTDKLFKEIRDLNFEVVVQILRQKATSMKQDYTEMTTTSQSVSELKDFVKKLNSLPEITRHINLAQHLTTFTSKPSFLGQLDMEHTIVESQSYDICFDYIEELIHKQEPLTTVLRLLILFSVTNSGLPKKHFDYLRRELLHSYGFEHITTLNNLEKAGLFKKQESRSNWLTIKRALQLVVEDTDTANPNDISYVFSGYAPLSIRLIQHAIRSGWRPVEEILKLLPGPHLETKRGAFSNSPSFDSLSGVSTGIAKVPDGRRALVLVVFVGGVTFAEISALRFLCSQEGMAYDLIIATTKIVNGQTLVETFMEKLEN, encoded by the exons ATGGCTCAGATTCCCAACCTGGACAATGCCCCCATCAATCTCATTTCAATCAG GGAACAATCCcaaaaggagctcatcaacatcCTCAAGAAC ATTCGAGGGAAGAAGTGTTTGGTTATCGATCCGAAGCTAGGggactctctctctctcatcataCAGACATCGTTACTCAAG GAGCATGGAGTTGAATTACGGCATCTTTCAGCTGACCACATTCAAACTGACTGCACCAAAGTGGTCTACCTCGTGCGATCTCAGCCTAATTTGATGCGACATATATGTTCTAATATTCACCATGACGAATCGAAAGGACTACAAAGAGAATATCATGTTTATTTTGTTCCCCGCCGCACTGTTGTTTGTGAGAAA GTTCTTGAGGAAGAGAAATTACATAACATGGTTACAATCGGGGAGTATCCCTTGTATATTGTACCAATGGATGAGGATGTACTATCATTTGAGCTTGaccttgcttacgaa GAGTGCCAAGTTGATGGTGATACAAGCTCGCTTTGGCATATCGCAAAAGCAATTCACAAACTTGAG TTCTCTTTTGGAGTGATACCAAATCTGAGGGCAAAAGGAAAAGCATCTGTGCGTGTTGCAGACATCCTTAACCGAATGCAGGCTGAGGAACCAGTCAACTCATCTGAC ATGGTTATGCCAGAGATAAACACACTAATCCTTTTAGATAGAGAG GTGGATATGGTTACTCCTTTGTGTTCTCAATTAACATATGAAGGATTACTTGATGAG TTTTTGAATATCAAGAATGGTTCTATAGAGCTTGATGCGTCTATTATGGGACTTCAGCAAGAGGGGAAAAAAACTAAAGTTCCACTTAATTCAAC TGACAAGCTCTTCAAGGAGATACGGGATCTCAACTTTGAAGTTGTTGTCCAg ATTTTGCGTCAAAAAGCTACATCCATGAAGCAAGACTACACTGAGATGACGACTACT TCACAATCAGTTTCCGAGTTGAAGGACTTCGTGAAAAAGCTGAACTCATTGCCAGAAATCACT AGACACATAAATCTCGCTCAGCATCTGACAACATTCACATCAAAGCCTTCATTTCTGGGGCAGCTTGATATGGAACATACAATTGTTGAGTCTCAGAGTTATGACAT ATGCTTTGACTATATTGAAGAGTTGATCCACAAGCAGGAGCCTTTGACGACGGTCCTGCGCCTTCTAATCCTATTTTCCGTTACTAATTCTGGGTTGCCAAAGAAGCATTTTGACTACTTAAG GAGAGAACTACTACATAGCTATGGATTTGAGCACATAACAACCCTAAATAATTTAGAGAAAGCTGGGCTCTTTAAAAAGCAG GAGTCAAGGAGCAATTGGCTTACCATAAAACGTGCTCTGCAGCTTGTGGTTGAAGACACTGATACAGCCAA CCCCAATGATATCTCTTATGTCTTCTCTGGATATGCACCACTTAGCATTCGTCTGATCCAGCATGCCATTCGATCTGGATG GCGTCCTGTTGAAGAAATTTTGAAGCTGCTACCTGGACCTCACCTGGAAACAAAGAGG GGTGCATTCTCAAATAGCCCATCATTTGACTCTTTATCAGGGGTTTCAACCGGCATAGCCAA AGTACCTGATGGGAGGCGTGCCCTGGTgcttgttgtctttgttggaGGTGTTACCTTTGCAGAGATTTCTGCTCTTCGGTTTCTCTGTTCTCAG GAAGGCATGGCATATGATTTAATCATCGCAACGACAAAAATAGTCAATGGACAAACCTTGGTTGAGACATTTATGGAGAAGCTAG